The following proteins come from a genomic window of Drosophila sulfurigaster albostrigata strain 15112-1811.04 chromosome X, ASM2355843v2, whole genome shotgun sequence:
- the LOC133848659 gene encoding serine-aspartate repeat-containing protein F-like isoform X2, with the protein MEILTKNIDNSDEKNSITTMNRHEITPENRASVLATLMEDDTDSENSNNIFKTSELTPDDRASTFSKPPADPHRPIVVETLTKNINASDVQNSISTVKRHEITPENRASVLAAIMEDDTDSENSNIFKTSELTPDDRASTFSKPPADPHRPIIVETLTKNINTSDVQNSISTVKRHEITPENRASVLAAIMEDDTDSENSNNIFKTSELTPDDRASTFSKPPADPHRPIVVETLTKNINTSDVQNSISTVKRHEITPENRASVLAAIMEDDTDSENSNNIFKTLTSNSEHSSNIFKLSHYDDGKLERSALGRSLIYSCDSSTQSLKSSEKNKNIPDVNSTVVSKPSADPHRPIVIEALTNNIDNSDEKYSITTMIRHEISPEDRASVLATLIKGDTDSDTSNKISKSSELTSENKDDTDSKSSSKTFKLSDNDDHKLERSVSVRTLNYNCDSDTESLKSSVESSLALQAVLDTQRSERFQCSNVSVETIADKESYASNSQPLRDPSTGGNIDICNKTTECCVSTLADLLEDDRYSESSTKSSDEDEEKQLKYSDSVSIVIIDDTESSDTELESPNRYEASITYPIEISYAESSLTSQSISHSQQCQHISEDSCTSEALSTENEDKVVQENNESFMQQISTLDSILEEEEVSSKSVSGTTARSTTEEFHRSGNIQKSDGSSQIEQRKKEKADALVLCELSPRLAIFAEKVKLQSCEEKLEDSILLDNPLAQSSMIQSDEMNRSLSAAKKQIDELKQLRQRNSKQYETCRERTRELDDQSILEMRTQLRATGKSIKHCKGANCQTEKADNRNK; encoded by the exons ATGGAAATCCTGACTAAAAACATCGATAATTCAGATGAGAAAAATTCTATTACCACTATGAACCGACACGAAATAACTCCTGAGAATCGTGCGTCTGTTTTGGCAACCTTAATGGAAGATGATACGGACTCTGAGAATTCGAACAACATCTTTAAAACTTCAGAACTTACTCCCGATGATCGTGCGTCTACTTTCTCTAAGCCACCTGCAGATCCACATCGTCCTATTGTTGTGGAAACCCTGACTAAAAACATCAATGCTTCAGATGTTCAAAATTCTATTAGCACTGTGAAGCGCCACGAAATAACTCCTGAGAATCGTGCGTCTGTTTTGGCAGCCATAATGGAAGATGATACGGACTCTGAGAATTCGAACATCTTTAAAACTTCAGAACTTACTCCCGATGATCGTGCGTCTACTTTCTCTAAGCCACCTGCAGATCCACATCGTCCTATTATTGTGGAAACCCTGACTAAAAACATCAATACTTCAGATGTTCAAAATTCTATTAGCACTGTGAAGCGCCACGAAATAACTCCTGAGAATCGTGCGTCTGTTTTGGCAGCCATAATGGAAGATGATACGGACTCTGAGAATTCGAACAACATCTTTAAAACTTCAGAGCTTACTCCCGATGATCGTGCGTCTACTTTCTCTAAGCCACCTGCAGATCCACATCGTCCTATTGTTGTGGAAACCCTGACTAAAAACATCAATACTTCAGATGTTCAAAATTCTATTAGCACTGTGAAGCGCCACGAAATAACTCCTGAGAATCGTGCGTCTGTTTTGGCAGCCATAATGGAAGATGATACGGACTCTGAGAATTCGAACAACATCTTTAAAACTTTAACTTCAAACTCGGAGCATTCTAGCAACATCTTTAAATTATCCCATTACGACGATGGCAAACTAGAACGTTCTGCTTTAGGAAGGAGTTTAATTTATAGTTGCGATTCGAGCACTCAGTCTTTGAAGAGCtctgaaaaaaacaaaaatatcccTGATGTTAACAGTACTGTTGTCTCTAAGCCATCTGCAGATCCACATCGTCCCATTGTTATTGAAGCCCTGACTAACAACATCGATAATTCAGATGAAAAATATTCTATTACCACTATGATCCGACACGAAATAAGTCCTGAGGATCGTGCGTCTGTTTTGGCAACCTTAATAAAAGGTGATACAGATTCAGACACCTCAAACAAAATCTCAAAATCATCAGAACTAACTTCCGAGAATAAAGATGATACAGACTCGAAGTCTTCTAGTAAAACCTTTAAGTTATCCGATAACGACGATCACAAATTAGAACGTTCCGTTTCAGTAAGGACATTAAATTACAACTGTGATTCGGACACTGAATCTTTGAAGAGCTCTGTAGAAAGCTCTTTGGCCCTTCAAGCAGTCTTGGATACACAACGATCAGAAAGATTCCAATGCTCCAATGTTTCAGTGGAGACTATAGCTGATAAAGAAAGCTACGCTTCGAATTCACAACCCTTGAGGGATCCTTCGACAGGAGGCAATATTGATATCTGCAATAAAACTACTGAGTGTTGTGTATCCACTTTGGCAGATTTATTGGAAGATGACAGATATTCTGAAAGTAGCACTAAATCAtcagatgaagatgaagagaAGCAGCTAAAATATTCCGACTCAGTGTCAATTGTTATAATTGATGACACTGAAAGCAGCGATACAGAATTAGAATCGCCGAACAGATATGAAGCATCTATAACTTATCCCATTGAGATTTCATATGCAGAGAGCTCTTTGACCTCTCAATCCATATCGCATTCACAGCAATGCCAACATATCTCAGAGGACTCTTGCACTTCCGAAGCATTATCGACCGAAAACGAGGATAAA GTGGTACAAGAGAACAACGAAAGTTTTATGCAGCAAATATCAACTCTCGATTCCATTCTGGAAGAGGAGGAGGTGTCTTCCAAATCAGTAAGCGGAACAACTGCACGCTCAACAACTGAGGAATTCCATCGCTCTG GAAATATACAGAAATCGGATGGATCGAGCCAAATAgagcaacgaaaaaaagaaaaggcagATGCCTTAGTTTTATGTGAATTGTCACCTCGTCTCGCGATTTTCGCTGAAAAAGTGAAGTTGCAATCATGCGAAGAAAAACTTGAGGATTCAATATTACTCGATAATCCACTGGCTCAAAGCAGCATGATTCAGT CTGACGAAATGAATCGATCATTAAGTGCGGCCAAAAAGCAAATCGATGAACTAAAACAGCTACGACAGCGCAATTCTAAACAATATGAAACATGTCGAGAACGCACTAGAGAACTGGACGATCAATCAATTTTGGAAATGCGGACACAATTGCGAGCAACGGGGAAATCAATTAAGCATTGCAAGGGCGCAAATTGTCAAACTGAAAAAGCAGATAACCGAAACAAATGA
- the LOC133848659 gene encoding serine-aspartate repeat-containing protein F-like isoform X1, which translates to MHCRHKSLQSSKENKSIPDANSTVVSKLSADPHRPIVMEILTKNIDNSDEKNSITTMNRHEITPENRASVLATLMEDDTDSENSNNIFKTSELTPDDRASTFSKPPADPHRPIVVETLTKNINASDVQNSISTVKRHEITPENRASVLAAIMEDDTDSENSNIFKTSELTPDDRASTFSKPPADPHRPIIVETLTKNINTSDVQNSISTVKRHEITPENRASVLAAIMEDDTDSENSNNIFKTSELTPDDRASTFSKPPADPHRPIVVETLTKNINTSDVQNSISTVKRHEITPENRASVLAAIMEDDTDSENSNNIFKTLTSNSEHSSNIFKLSHYDDGKLERSALGRSLIYSCDSSTQSLKSSEKNKNIPDVNSTVVSKPSADPHRPIVIEALTNNIDNSDEKYSITTMIRHEISPEDRASVLATLIKGDTDSDTSNKISKSSELTSENKDDTDSKSSSKTFKLSDNDDHKLERSVSVRTLNYNCDSDTESLKSSVESSLALQAVLDTQRSERFQCSNVSVETIADKESYASNSQPLRDPSTGGNIDICNKTTECCVSTLADLLEDDRYSESSTKSSDEDEEKQLKYSDSVSIVIIDDTESSDTELESPNRYEASITYPIEISYAESSLTSQSISHSQQCQHISEDSCTSEALSTENEDKVVQENNESFMQQISTLDSILEEEEVSSKSVSGTTARSTTEEFHRSGNIQKSDGSSQIEQRKKEKADALVLCELSPRLAIFAEKVKLQSCEEKLEDSILLDNPLAQSSMIQSDEMNRSLSAAKKQIDELKQLRQRNSKQYETCRERTRELDDQSILEMRTQLRATGKSIKHCKGANCQTEKADNRNK; encoded by the exons atGCATTGTAGGCACAAATCTTTGCAGAGCtctaaagaaaacaaaagtatCCCTGATGCTAACAGCACTGTTGTCTCTAAGCTATCTGCAGATCCACATCGTCCCATTGTTATGGAAATCCTGACTAAAAACATCGATAATTCAGATGAGAAAAATTCTATTACCACTATGAACCGACACGAAATAACTCCTGAGAATCGTGCGTCTGTTTTGGCAACCTTAATGGAAGATGATACGGACTCTGAGAATTCGAACAACATCTTTAAAACTTCAGAACTTACTCCCGATGATCGTGCGTCTACTTTCTCTAAGCCACCTGCAGATCCACATCGTCCTATTGTTGTGGAAACCCTGACTAAAAACATCAATGCTTCAGATGTTCAAAATTCTATTAGCACTGTGAAGCGCCACGAAATAACTCCTGAGAATCGTGCGTCTGTTTTGGCAGCCATAATGGAAGATGATACGGACTCTGAGAATTCGAACATCTTTAAAACTTCAGAACTTACTCCCGATGATCGTGCGTCTACTTTCTCTAAGCCACCTGCAGATCCACATCGTCCTATTATTGTGGAAACCCTGACTAAAAACATCAATACTTCAGATGTTCAAAATTCTATTAGCACTGTGAAGCGCCACGAAATAACTCCTGAGAATCGTGCGTCTGTTTTGGCAGCCATAATGGAAGATGATACGGACTCTGAGAATTCGAACAACATCTTTAAAACTTCAGAGCTTACTCCCGATGATCGTGCGTCTACTTTCTCTAAGCCACCTGCAGATCCACATCGTCCTATTGTTGTGGAAACCCTGACTAAAAACATCAATACTTCAGATGTTCAAAATTCTATTAGCACTGTGAAGCGCCACGAAATAACTCCTGAGAATCGTGCGTCTGTTTTGGCAGCCATAATGGAAGATGATACGGACTCTGAGAATTCGAACAACATCTTTAAAACTTTAACTTCAAACTCGGAGCATTCTAGCAACATCTTTAAATTATCCCATTACGACGATGGCAAACTAGAACGTTCTGCTTTAGGAAGGAGTTTAATTTATAGTTGCGATTCGAGCACTCAGTCTTTGAAGAGCtctgaaaaaaacaaaaatatcccTGATGTTAACAGTACTGTTGTCTCTAAGCCATCTGCAGATCCACATCGTCCCATTGTTATTGAAGCCCTGACTAACAACATCGATAATTCAGATGAAAAATATTCTATTACCACTATGATCCGACACGAAATAAGTCCTGAGGATCGTGCGTCTGTTTTGGCAACCTTAATAAAAGGTGATACAGATTCAGACACCTCAAACAAAATCTCAAAATCATCAGAACTAACTTCCGAGAATAAAGATGATACAGACTCGAAGTCTTCTAGTAAAACCTTTAAGTTATCCGATAACGACGATCACAAATTAGAACGTTCCGTTTCAGTAAGGACATTAAATTACAACTGTGATTCGGACACTGAATCTTTGAAGAGCTCTGTAGAAAGCTCTTTGGCCCTTCAAGCAGTCTTGGATACACAACGATCAGAAAGATTCCAATGCTCCAATGTTTCAGTGGAGACTATAGCTGATAAAGAAAGCTACGCTTCGAATTCACAACCCTTGAGGGATCCTTCGACAGGAGGCAATATTGATATCTGCAATAAAACTACTGAGTGTTGTGTATCCACTTTGGCAGATTTATTGGAAGATGACAGATATTCTGAAAGTAGCACTAAATCAtcagatgaagatgaagagaAGCAGCTAAAATATTCCGACTCAGTGTCAATTGTTATAATTGATGACACTGAAAGCAGCGATACAGAATTAGAATCGCCGAACAGATATGAAGCATCTATAACTTATCCCATTGAGATTTCATATGCAGAGAGCTCTTTGACCTCTCAATCCATATCGCATTCACAGCAATGCCAACATATCTCAGAGGACTCTTGCACTTCCGAAGCATTATCGACCGAAAACGAGGATAAA GTGGTACAAGAGAACAACGAAAGTTTTATGCAGCAAATATCAACTCTCGATTCCATTCTGGAAGAGGAGGAGGTGTCTTCCAAATCAGTAAGCGGAACAACTGCACGCTCAACAACTGAGGAATTCCATCGCTCTG GAAATATACAGAAATCGGATGGATCGAGCCAAATAgagcaacgaaaaaaagaaaaggcagATGCCTTAGTTTTATGTGAATTGTCACCTCGTCTCGCGATTTTCGCTGAAAAAGTGAAGTTGCAATCATGCGAAGAAAAACTTGAGGATTCAATATTACTCGATAATCCACTGGCTCAAAGCAGCATGATTCAGT CTGACGAAATGAATCGATCATTAAGTGCGGCCAAAAAGCAAATCGATGAACTAAAACAGCTACGACAGCGCAATTCTAAACAATATGAAACATGTCGAGAACGCACTAGAGAACTGGACGATCAATCAATTTTGGAAATGCGGACACAATTGCGAGCAACGGGGAAATCAATTAAGCATTGCAAGGGCGCAAATTGTCAAACTGAAAAAGCAGATAACCGAAACAAATGA